One genomic region from Mycobacterium basiliense encodes:
- a CDS encoding cytochrome c biogenesis protein ResB — MGTALVLLFLLALGAIPGALLPQRSLNAGKVDDYLKAHPVIGPWLNQMQAFDVFSSFWFTAIYVLLFVSLVGCLTPRMIEHARSLRATPVAAPRNLARLPKHAGAQLVGEPEALAALISGRLRGWRTAIRRKPTGDAASEVVELSAERGYLREFGNIVFHFSLLGLLVAVAVGKLFGYEGNVIVIADGGPGFCSASPAAFDSFRAGNTVDGTALYPICIRVNDFDAHYLPSGQAISFAADIDYQAGSELTANTWRPYRLEVNRPLRVGGDRVYLQGHGYAPTFTVTFPDGQTRTSTVQWRPDNPQTLLSSGVVRIDPPAGSYPDADVRRKHEIAIQGLLAPTEQLDGTLLSSRFPALNAPAVAVDIYRGDTGLDSGRPQSLFALDPRLIEQGRLVKEKRVNLRAGEQVRIAQGPAAGTVVRFDGAVPFVNVQVSHDPGQAWVLVFAITMMAGLLVSLLVRRRRVWVRLTSAIEAPGTVNVELGGLARTDNSGWGDEFERLTERLLSGLRESGATDSVSQTAGGTARRSPQVDVT; from the coding sequence ATGGGCACCGCGTTGGTGCTGCTGTTTCTGCTTGCGCTCGGCGCGATACCCGGGGCGCTGCTGCCGCAACGCAGCCTCAACGCCGGCAAGGTCGACGACTACCTGAAAGCCCACCCGGTGATCGGCCCCTGGCTGAACCAGATGCAGGCCTTCGATGTGTTCTCCAGTTTCTGGTTCACCGCCATCTACGTGCTGCTGTTCGTGTCGCTGGTCGGCTGTCTGACCCCGCGGATGATCGAGCACGCCCGCAGCTTGCGGGCCACGCCGGTCGCCGCGCCGCGTAACCTGGCCCGGTTGCCCAAGCACGCCGGGGCACAGCTCGTCGGCGAACCTGAAGCCCTGGCGGCGTTGATCTCCGGGCGTCTCCGCGGCTGGCGCACCGCCATTCGGCGCAAACCCACTGGCGACGCAGCATCCGAAGTTGTGGAGTTGTCCGCCGAGCGTGGCTACCTGCGTGAATTCGGCAATATTGTGTTCCACTTCTCGCTGCTAGGCCTGCTGGTCGCGGTGGCCGTCGGCAAGCTGTTCGGCTACGAGGGCAACGTGATCGTCATCGCCGACGGCGGTCCCGGCTTCTGCTCGGCCTCGCCGGCCGCCTTCGACTCGTTTCGCGCCGGGAACACCGTCGACGGCACAGCGCTGTACCCGATCTGTATCCGGGTCAACGACTTTGACGCGCACTACCTGCCGTCCGGGCAGGCCATCTCGTTCGCCGCGGACATCGACTATCAGGCCGGCAGCGAACTGACGGCCAACACCTGGCGGCCCTACCGACTGGAAGTCAACCGACCGCTGCGTGTCGGCGGCGACCGGGTGTACCTGCAGGGCCACGGCTACGCGCCCACCTTCACGGTGACGTTCCCGGACGGGCAGACCCGGACGTCGACGGTGCAGTGGCGCCCGGACAACCCACAAACCCTGCTGTCGTCGGGTGTGGTGCGCATCGACCCGCCGGCTGGCAGCTACCCGGACGCCGACGTGCGCCGCAAACATGAGATCGCGATTCAGGGTCTGCTGGCGCCGACCGAACAGCTCGACGGGACGTTGCTGTCATCACGGTTCCCGGCCCTCAACGCGCCCGCGGTGGCTGTCGACATCTACCGCGGCGACACCGGTCTGGACAGCGGACGACCGCAGTCATTGTTCGCTCTGGATCCACGGCTGATCGAGCAAGGTCGGCTGGTCAAAGAAAAGCGTGTCAACCTGCGCGCGGGTGAACAGGTCCGCATTGCGCAGGGCCCCGCGGCCGGTACGGTCGTCCGGTTCGATGGTGCGGTGCCATTCGTCAACGTGCAGGTTTCCCACGACCCCGGCCAGGCGTGGGTGCTGGTTTTCGCGATCACCATGATGGCCGGGCTGTTGGTGTCTCTGCTGGTGCGCCGTCGCAGGGTTTGGGTTCGACTCACGTCGGCGATTGAAGCGCCGGGTACGGTGAACGTCGAGCTGGGTGGCCTGGCTCGGACGGATAACTCCGGATGGGGCGACGAGTTCGAGCGGCTGACCGAAAGATTGTTGTCCGGGCTGCGTGAGTCCGGCGCGACCGACTCGGTCTCGCAGACCGCTGGCGGGACGGCAAGAAGGAGTCCTCAGGTGGACGTCACATGA
- the ccsB gene encoding c-type cytochrome biogenesis protein CcsB, translated as MNPANINIGLARYSDWAFTSAVVALVVALLLLAFELAYVRGRKVDERELVPAGSVAGDSATPGIVAAPPLRPFDERVGRAGLAVVYLGTGLLLACIVLRGLATMRVPWGNMYEFINLTCLSGLVAGAIVLRRPQYRPLWVFLLVPVLILLTVSGRWLYANAAPVMPALQSYWLPIHVSVVSLGSGIFLVAGIASILFLLRTSRLGEPDAEHDPGTLARLVQRFPDAQTLDRIAYRTTMFAFPVFGFGVIFGAIWAEEAWGRYWGWDPKETVSFVAWVVYAAYLHARSTAGWRDRKAAWINVAGFVAMVFNLFFVNLVTVGLHSYAGVG; from the coding sequence ATGAACCCGGCCAACATCAACATCGGATTGGCCAGATACTCCGACTGGGCATTCACCTCGGCGGTGGTCGCGCTGGTCGTTGCGCTGCTGCTGCTGGCGTTCGAGCTGGCCTATGTGCGTGGCCGCAAGGTGGACGAACGCGAATTGGTGCCGGCCGGCTCGGTGGCCGGCGACAGCGCCACACCGGGAATCGTGGCGGCGCCGCCGCTGCGCCCATTCGACGAACGCGTCGGGCGGGCCGGACTGGCCGTGGTCTACCTCGGCACCGGGCTCCTGCTGGCGTGCATCGTGTTGCGTGGCCTGGCCACCATGCGGGTGCCGTGGGGCAACATGTACGAGTTCATCAACCTGACTTGTTTGTCCGGGCTGGTCGCCGGCGCGATCGTGCTGCGTCGCCCGCAGTATCGGCCGCTGTGGGTATTCCTGCTGGTGCCGGTGCTAATTCTGCTCACGGTGTCCGGACGCTGGCTTTACGCCAATGCCGCACCGGTGATGCCGGCGTTGCAGTCCTACTGGCTGCCCATCCACGTGTCCGTGGTCAGTCTCGGTTCGGGGATCTTTCTGGTTGCCGGCATTGCCAGCATCCTTTTCCTGCTGCGGACCTCGCGGCTGGGTGAGCCCGACGCCGAGCATGATCCGGGCACGCTGGCGCGGCTGGTGCAACGATTCCCCGATGCCCAGACTTTGGACCGGATCGCCTACCGGACCACCATGTTTGCTTTCCCAGTGTTCGGTTTCGGAGTGATCTTCGGTGCCATCTGGGCCGAGGAGGCCTGGGGGAGGTACTGGGGTTGGGATCCCAAGGAGACGGTGTCGTTCGTCGCGTGGGTGGTATACGCGGCGTACCTGCATGCCAGGTCGACAGCCGGCTGGCGGGATCGGAAGGCCGCCTGGATCAACGTCGCCGGATTTGTCGCCATGGTCTTCAATTTGTTCTTCGTTAACCTGGTGACGGTCGGCCTGCATTCCTATGCGGGCGTGGGCTGA
- a CDS encoding beta-ketoacyl-ACP synthase III, whose translation MTEIATTSGPNNVGLLSVGAYRPARVVTNEEICQNIDSSDEWIYSRTGIKTRRFAGDQESAASMAIEASQQAISRAALNGSDIDGVIVATSTHFLQTPACAPIVAAGLGAQGVPAFDISAGCAGFGYALGVAADMIRGGSAGTILVVGTEKLSPTVDMHDRSNCFIFADGAAAVVVGKTPSQGVGPAVWGSDGEQATAIRQDIDWISYAENQTGPRPFLRMEGTAVFRWAAFEMGKVGQQAMDAAGVKPDDIDVFIPHQANSRINELLTKTLQLRPDAIIANDIEHTGNTSAASIPLAMAELLATGAAQPGDLALLIGYGAGLSYAAQVVRMPVG comes from the coding sequence ATGACGGAGATCGCCACGACCAGTGGGCCCAACAACGTCGGACTGCTCAGCGTCGGCGCCTACCGCCCCGCGCGGGTGGTCACCAACGAGGAGATATGCCAGAACATCGACTCCTCCGATGAATGGATCTACTCCCGAACCGGAATCAAAACACGCCGGTTCGCCGGCGACCAGGAGTCCGCGGCTTCCATGGCGATCGAGGCCAGCCAGCAGGCGATTTCGCGGGCCGCGCTCAACGGGTCCGACATCGACGGAGTGATCGTCGCCACCAGCACACACTTTCTGCAAACCCCGGCCTGTGCCCCGATCGTCGCCGCCGGACTGGGCGCCCAGGGCGTGCCCGCCTTCGACATCTCAGCAGGTTGCGCCGGCTTCGGATACGCGCTGGGTGTGGCGGCCGACATGATCCGAGGCGGCAGCGCCGGCACGATATTGGTGGTCGGGACCGAAAAACTCTCACCCACCGTTGACATGCACGACCGGAGCAACTGCTTCATCTTCGCCGACGGCGCCGCCGCGGTGGTGGTGGGCAAGACACCCAGCCAAGGCGTGGGTCCGGCTGTGTGGGGTAGCGACGGCGAACAGGCGACCGCAATCCGCCAGGACATCGACTGGATCAGCTATGCGGAAAACCAGACCGGCCCACGCCCGTTTCTACGCATGGAAGGGACCGCCGTTTTCCGCTGGGCGGCGTTCGAGATGGGCAAAGTCGGCCAGCAGGCGATGGATGCGGCCGGGGTCAAACCCGACGACATCGACGTGTTCATACCCCACCAGGCCAACAGCCGAATCAACGAACTGCTGACCAAGACCCTGCAGTTACGACCGGATGCCATCATCGCCAACGACATCGAGCACACCGGCAATACCTCGGCCGCTTCCATTCCGCTGGCCATGGCCGAACTGTTGGCGACCGGAGCCGCCCAACCCGGGGATTTGGCCTTGCTGATCGGCTACGGGGCAGGCCTGAGCTATGCCGCGCAGGTGGTGCGGATGCCCGTCGGTTGA
- a CDS encoding MinD/ParA family ATP-binding protein: MQLPQQYPGDQPVEPGGDAPTRAFAGFRTERRSPGPAEGPGALGVGPSTSAEVPPWDTGPVSGLPRLDPTAYGAYYTGPPDSAEGPAQRGEYRPEPIPQTPYPELATTMLLRPVKPPPSEGWRRLLYVLSGQRINLGESPRASRYNNLVAQINRPMRGCYRIAMVSLKGGVGKTTITATLGSTFASVRGDRVVAVDANPDRGTLSQKVPLETPATVRHLLRDAEGIERYSDVRGYTSQGPSGLEVLASDTDPAASEAFSADDYNRTLDILERFYGLVLTDCGTGLLHSAMAAILAKSDMLIVVSSGSIDGARSASATLDWLEAHGYEDLVRNSIAVINGVRPRSGKVDMQKVIDHFGRRCRAVRLMPFDPHLDEGAEIALDLLKRDTREALAELAAVVTDGFAADQRRSNPNFT; this comes from the coding sequence ATGCAGCTGCCCCAGCAGTACCCGGGCGACCAGCCCGTCGAGCCCGGCGGCGACGCCCCGACCCGGGCTTTCGCCGGGTTTCGAACCGAGCGGCGTAGCCCCGGACCGGCCGAGGGCCCTGGGGCGCTCGGCGTAGGGCCGTCGACTTCCGCCGAAGTGCCGCCGTGGGATACCGGACCGGTGAGCGGTTTGCCGCGGCTAGATCCGACGGCGTACGGCGCCTACTACACCGGACCGCCCGACTCGGCCGAAGGGCCAGCCCAGCGGGGCGAGTACCGGCCGGAGCCGATACCTCAAACGCCGTATCCCGAGCTAGCCACCACCATGCTGCTGCGACCGGTCAAACCGCCGCCATCGGAAGGCTGGCGTCGGTTGCTCTACGTCCTGTCCGGTCAGCGGATCAACCTGGGCGAGAGCCCCCGCGCCAGCCGCTACAACAACCTGGTTGCCCAGATCAACAGGCCCATGCGGGGCTGCTACCGGATCGCGATGGTGTCGCTGAAGGGCGGCGTCGGCAAGACCACGATCACCGCGACGTTGGGATCGACCTTCGCCTCCGTCCGTGGTGACCGTGTGGTCGCGGTGGACGCCAACCCCGACCGCGGCACGCTGAGCCAGAAGGTGCCGTTGGAAACGCCGGCCACCGTCCGGCACCTGCTGCGCGATGCCGAAGGCATCGAGCGCTACAGCGATGTGCGGGGCTACACCTCGCAGGGGCCCAGCGGCCTGGAGGTACTGGCCTCAGACACCGATCCGGCCGCTTCCGAGGCCTTCAGCGCCGACGACTACAACCGCACCCTGGACATCCTGGAACGCTTCTATGGCCTGGTGCTCACCGATTGCGGTACCGGGCTGCTGCATTCGGCGATGGCGGCGATACTGGCCAAGTCCGACATGCTGATCGTGGTGAGCTCCGGCTCCATCGATGGGGCACGGAGTGCTTCTGCGACGCTGGACTGGCTGGAGGCACACGGCTATGAGGATTTGGTGCGCAACTCCATCGCGGTGATCAACGGGGTGCGGCCACGCTCAGGCAAGGTTGATATGCAGAAGGTGATTGACCACTTCGGGCGGCGTTGCCGGGCGGTGCGGCTGATGCCGTTCGACCCACATCTCGACGAAGGCGCCGAGATCGCGCTGGACTTGTTGAAACGCGACACGCGGGAAGCGCTTGCCGAATTGGCCGCCGTGGTCACCGATGGATTCGCCGCGGACCAGCGACGATCCAACCCGAACTTCACCTAG
- a CDS encoding DUF4229 domain-containing protein, whose translation MSEAPSGNAAGTAGGPRYRGVVDVLVYAIARLLLAVVVSAAIYGAALLAGIAEFPLVVAALFGLIIAMPLGIWLFTPLRRRATAALAIVGERRRAERERLRARLRGDAMPGERPDQLADDGVDES comes from the coding sequence GTGTCAGAAGCGCCTAGCGGCAATGCCGCCGGAACCGCGGGGGGCCCGCGCTACCGCGGAGTCGTCGATGTGTTGGTGTACGCCATCGCCCGGTTGTTGCTGGCAGTCGTGGTCAGCGCTGCGATCTACGGAGCGGCGCTACTGGCGGGGATTGCCGAATTCCCGCTCGTGGTGGCGGCACTGTTCGGCCTGATCATCGCGATGCCATTGGGGATCTGGCTGTTCACCCCGCTGCGCCGGCGCGCAACGGCTGCGCTCGCGATCGTGGGCGAGCGCAGACGCGCCGAACGCGAACGATTGCGGGCCCGGTTGCGGGGTGATGCCATGCCCGGAGAGCGGCCCGATCAGCTTGCCGACGACGGCGTCGACGAAAGCTGA